One Microbacterium marinum genomic window carries:
- a CDS encoding DUF3159 domain-containing protein — protein MSAPEGTPRRDDRESPASRPGLEPPTAGSASDRSADVSASEILGQALGGAARRAGLDPAADASTGRVVWHAMGGWRGVAESVLPGLAFVILYAVSGQNLVLSLAGSVGLAVVFTVIRLLQRSPAGAAFGGLIAAGVAAALALFTGRGEDNFVPGLITNAAYGTAFLISALVGWSLIGLAVGFLMNEGTAWRKDRRKRRVFFWLAIAWAALFFIRLAVQYPLYLAGEVATLGTLKLIMGLPLFAPLVAVTWLAVRAIYPRRDA, from the coding sequence GTGAGCGCGCCCGAGGGGACTCCTCGTCGCGACGACCGGGAGTCCCCGGCATCCCGACCCGGCCTGGAGCCGCCCACGGCGGGCTCGGCATCGGATCGATCGGCCGACGTCTCGGCGTCGGAGATCCTCGGACAGGCGCTGGGCGGTGCGGCGCGCCGAGCGGGTCTCGACCCGGCGGCGGACGCGAGCACCGGCCGCGTCGTCTGGCACGCGATGGGCGGCTGGCGCGGGGTCGCCGAGTCCGTGCTGCCCGGCCTCGCGTTCGTCATCCTCTACGCGGTCTCCGGTCAGAACCTCGTCCTCTCCCTCGCCGGCTCGGTCGGGCTGGCGGTCGTGTTCACCGTCATCCGTCTGCTCCAGCGTTCGCCCGCGGGCGCCGCGTTCGGCGGACTGATCGCCGCGGGTGTCGCGGCGGCCCTCGCCCTGTTCACCGGGCGGGGAGAGGACAACTTCGTTCCGGGGCTCATCACGAATGCGGCCTACGGGACGGCGTTCCTCATCTCCGCACTGGTCGGCTGGTCGCTCATCGGACTCGCGGTCGGATTCCTCATGAACGAGGGCACCGCGTGGCGGAAAGATCGCCGGAAGCGTCGGGTATTCTTCTGGCTCGCGATCGCCTGGGCGGCGCTGTTCTTCATTCGCCTCGCGGTGCAGTACCCGCTCTACCTGGCGGGGGAGGTGGCGACTCTCGGAACGCTCAAGCTGATCATGGGGCTGCCGCTGTTCGCCCCGCTCGTCGCGGTCACGTGGCTCGCCGTGCGCGCGATCTATCCCCGTCGGGACGCGTGA
- a CDS encoding DUF3710 domain-containing protein, which yields MSDDLAPKSAPADRADAGPFDESEANAVRPYIDLGGVKVLPREGLNLRLEVEEQTKRIVAVGLDYAGSTLQVQPFAAPRSSGLWEETREQIREQIRQQGGRVEEREGPLGPELLAEVPVVGAEGDAGKRLARFVGVDGPRWFLRGVIGGAAAGNLEAAAQIEDLFRSLVVVRGNTPMPPRDLIPLKMPASPGGA from the coding sequence ATGAGCGATGACCTCGCCCCCAAATCAGCCCCCGCCGACCGCGCCGACGCAGGCCCCTTCGACGAGTCCGAGGCGAACGCCGTCCGCCCCTACATCGATCTCGGCGGAGTCAAGGTGCTGCCCCGGGAGGGTCTGAACCTCCGGCTCGAGGTCGAGGAGCAGACCAAGCGGATCGTCGCCGTCGGACTCGACTACGCGGGGTCCACCCTGCAGGTGCAGCCCTTCGCCGCCCCGCGCTCGAGCGGCCTGTGGGAAGAGACCCGTGAGCAGATCCGCGAGCAGATCCGCCAGCAGGGCGGCCGCGTCGAGGAGAGGGAGGGCCCGCTGGGTCCGGAGCTCCTCGCCGAGGTCCCGGTCGTGGGCGCCGAAGGCGACGCGGGGAAGCGGCTCGCCCGATTCGTCGGTGTCGACGGCCCTCGCTGGTTCCTCCGTGGCGTGATCGGCGGCGCCGCCGCCGGCAACCTCGAAGCCGCAGCCCAGATCGAAGACCTCTTCCGATCGCTCGTCGTCGTGCGCGGGAACACGCCCATGCCGCCGCGCGACCTCATCCCCCTGAAGATGCCGGCGTCGCCGGGCGGCGCGTGA
- the dut gene encoding dUTP diphosphatase — protein sequence MMDSVDVPIIAAHVPTYAHPGDAGADLVATESLTLQPGQRALVGTGVRIALPEGYLAFVVPRSGLATRHGISIVNSPGTVDAGYRGEIKVTLVNTDTEEAFEVTAGDRIAQLIVMPFAHATFLPVESLTESARGEGGFGSTGYTTGQSA from the coding sequence GTGATGGATTCCGTGGACGTTCCCATTATCGCGGCGCATGTCCCCACGTACGCTCACCCGGGCGATGCGGGCGCCGACCTCGTCGCGACCGAGAGTCTGACTCTGCAGCCCGGTCAGCGTGCCCTGGTCGGAACCGGCGTGCGCATTGCGCTGCCCGAGGGGTACCTCGCCTTCGTCGTGCCACGCAGCGGCCTCGCCACCCGACACGGCATCTCCATCGTCAACTCGCCGGGTACGGTGGACGCCGGCTACCGCGGCGAGATCAAGGTCACCCTGGTGAACACCGACACCGAGGAGGCCTTCGAGGTCACGGCGGGTGATCGCATCGCGCAACTCATCGTGATGCCCTTCGCGCACGCCACATTCCTGCCCGTCGAATCGCTCACCGAGAGCGCGCGCGGCGAAGGCGGGTTCGGTTCCACCGGATACACGACAGGACAGTCCGCATGA
- a CDS encoding DUF3093 domain-containing protein gives MHNAERPAPASASYRERLSPSLWLIVSAAVCAPMAAIVFAPVDGTWALVIGLIVGIAIVVALIASAPRLRVDGTQLRVGRAHIDVSYLGTPEVLTGDEARAARGRDLSPNDWHLLRGGIDGVVRVPLTDENDPTTRWVFSSRTPERVAAMITRAQRGR, from the coding sequence ATGCACAACGCCGAACGTCCCGCCCCCGCATCCGCGTCGTATCGGGAGCGCCTCAGCCCATCCCTCTGGCTCATCGTGAGCGCGGCAGTATGCGCGCCCATGGCCGCGATCGTGTTCGCCCCCGTCGACGGCACGTGGGCGCTGGTGATCGGCCTGATCGTCGGGATCGCGATCGTCGTCGCTCTCATCGCGTCGGCTCCGCGTCTTCGCGTGGACGGGACCCAGCTTCGTGTCGGACGAGCGCACATCGACGTGTCGTACCTGGGTACGCCCGAGGTGCTGACGGGCGACGAGGCCCGCGCCGCCCGCGGACGGGACCTCTCACCGAACGACTGGCATCTCCTCCGCGGCGGGATCGACGGCGTCGTGCGGGTGCCCCTGACCGACGAGAACGACCCCACCACGCGGTGGGTGTTCTCGTCCCGCACACCCGAGCGGGTGGCGGCGATGATCACCCGCGCGCAGCGGGGTCGCTGA
- a CDS encoding DUF4193 domain-containing protein — protein MATDYDAPRKTEDDSESIEALKERVPDKMSGSVDVEDSDNPSGFELPGADLSDVDLDVVVLPPQEDEFTCVECFLVKHRTQIDHQTSIGAICTECA, from the coding sequence ATGGCAACGGATTACGACGCCCCCCGCAAGACCGAGGACGACAGCGAGTCGATCGAGGCTCTCAAGGAGCGCGTTCCGGACAAGATGTCGGGGTCGGTGGACGTCGAGGACTCCGACAACCCGTCGGGCTTCGAGCTCCCGGGCGCCGACCTCTCCGACGTCGACCTCGACGTCGTCGTCCTCCCCCCGCAGGAGGACGAGTTCACTTGCGTGGAGTGCTTCCTGGTGAAGCACCGCACGCAGATCGACCACCAGACCTCCATCGGTGCGATCTGCACCGAGTGCGCCTGA
- the sepH gene encoding septation protein SepH, which translates to MEQLKVIGTEDGRLMLATESGDRFSLAVDEALRAQLRRLQRDAEPRTHRASPRDIQSHIRAGMSAEEVAEILGVRIEDVQRFEGPVLAEREHIVGQALAVTVLIGGELDPGAQPTFGNAVRAKLAEAGATGERWTSWRDQTGWIVKLEFTAGEVEHDARWGFDPRRSSLSPQNSDAVQLSRQGSLPEGLIPRLRALDSSPLKDSSRFDSGAFGIRGAVEPEADLEPESRPASSPAVQHAAIKRAPDAPVTSAETADLLEALRRRRGQREPMPTESTADERPQTPVALFDALEPGYEAAAPEESADAPSDDDADAPTEQTRRKGRTSMPSWDEIVFGARTEDG; encoded by the coding sequence ATGGAGCAGCTCAAAGTCATCGGCACCGAAGACGGTCGGCTGATGCTCGCCACCGAATCCGGCGATCGGTTCTCGCTCGCCGTCGATGAGGCGCTGCGCGCGCAGCTGCGCCGACTGCAGCGCGACGCCGAGCCGCGCACGCACCGGGCGAGCCCCCGTGACATCCAGTCGCACATCCGTGCCGGCATGTCCGCGGAAGAGGTCGCCGAGATCCTCGGTGTGCGCATCGAGGACGTCCAGCGCTTCGAAGGACCCGTCCTCGCCGAGCGCGAGCACATCGTGGGCCAGGCCCTCGCCGTGACGGTCCTCATCGGAGGCGAGCTCGACCCCGGCGCCCAGCCCACTTTCGGCAACGCCGTCCGCGCGAAGCTCGCCGAAGCGGGCGCCACCGGCGAACGCTGGACGAGCTGGCGCGACCAGACCGGGTGGATCGTGAAGCTCGAGTTCACCGCCGGCGAGGTCGAGCACGACGCGCGCTGGGGCTTCGACCCGCGCCGCTCGAGCCTGTCTCCGCAGAACTCCGACGCCGTGCAGCTCTCGCGTCAGGGGTCGCTGCCCGAAGGACTCATCCCCCGCCTGCGCGCGCTCGATTCTTCGCCGCTGAAAGACTCCTCCCGCTTCGACAGCGGCGCGTTCGGCATCCGTGGCGCCGTCGAGCCCGAGGCGGACCTCGAGCCGGAATCCCGGCCCGCGTCTTCGCCCGCCGTGCAGCACGCCGCCATCAAGCGCGCCCCCGACGCACCGGTCACCTCCGCCGAGACGGCAGACCTGCTCGAAGCGCTGCGGCGCAGGCGCGGTCAGCGTGAGCCGATGCCCACCGAATCGACCGCGGACGAACGCCCGCAGACGCCGGTCGCGCTCTTCGACGCCCTCGAGCCGGGATACGAGGCCGCCGCACCGGAGGAGTCGGCCGATGCCCCGTCCGATGACGACGCCGACGCTCCGACCGAGCAGACGCGTCGCAAGGGACGCACCTCGATGCCCTCATGGGATGAGATCGTCTTCGGCGCACGCACCGAAGACGGCTGA
- a CDS encoding alkaline phosphatase family protein, producing the protein MSLSLPADPPGARSLTDVVPNVLAALEGAPSWFAPARSAIVLLVDGLGRGNLTARAGYARFLTQRMTKKDAARTVFPATTAAALASLLTGDAPGAHGLVGYRARVPGTDEVPNQLRGYETDGLDPLTWQRSRPLLEREAERGRPVFVVTKAAYEGTGFTRALQRGAEFVAAASIAERVDRAADLALRHPGALIYAYVPELDAIGHARGWESDEWSAGLETVDAAARTLDTALGRHAGAVVTADHGMVDVPRHRQMLVGAGDELWEGVRVVGGEPRMLHLYAEDGGAEGVFARWDAREQARAWVLRRRDAIEAGLFGEAVDPDVEARIGDVLVAARASVAYYDDRESDKKPQNMIGQHGSLTDAERIVPLVRLGAFAVGG; encoded by the coding sequence ATGTCCCTCAGCCTACCCGCGGACCCTCCTGGAGCCCGGAGCCTCACCGACGTGGTGCCCAATGTCTTGGCGGCTCTCGAAGGCGCCCCGTCGTGGTTCGCACCGGCTCGGTCGGCCATCGTCCTCCTCGTCGACGGGCTCGGGCGCGGGAACCTCACCGCGCGGGCCGGATATGCACGTTTCCTCACCCAGCGGATGACGAAGAAGGATGCCGCGCGGACCGTGTTCCCGGCGACCACCGCAGCAGCGCTCGCGAGCCTGCTGACCGGCGACGCGCCGGGAGCCCACGGCCTCGTCGGGTATCGGGCGCGCGTGCCGGGCACCGATGAGGTGCCCAATCAGCTCCGCGGCTACGAGACCGACGGGCTCGACCCGCTGACCTGGCAGCGGAGCCGGCCCCTCCTGGAACGGGAGGCGGAGCGCGGCAGGCCTGTCTTCGTCGTCACGAAGGCCGCATACGAAGGCACCGGATTCACGCGCGCCCTGCAGCGCGGCGCGGAGTTCGTCGCCGCGGCGTCGATCGCGGAGCGCGTGGACCGGGCCGCGGATCTCGCGTTGCGGCATCCCGGCGCCCTCATCTACGCCTATGTCCCCGAACTCGACGCGATCGGTCATGCCCGCGGGTGGGAGAGCGACGAATGGTCAGCGGGGCTTGAGACGGTGGATGCCGCGGCGCGCACCCTCGACACCGCGCTCGGGCGTCACGCGGGTGCCGTCGTCACCGCCGATCACGGCATGGTCGATGTCCCGCGACATCGGCAGATGCTGGTGGGCGCCGGGGACGAGCTCTGGGAGGGCGTCCGCGTCGTCGGGGGCGAGCCGAGGATGCTGCATTTGTACGCGGAGGACGGCGGCGCGGAGGGCGTGTTCGCGCGTTGGGACGCTCGTGAGCAGGCCCGCGCGTGGGTGCTGCGTCGGCGGGACGCGATCGAGGCCGGACTGTTCGGGGAGGCCGTCGACCCCGACGTCGAGGCGAGGATCGGAGACGTCCTCGTCGCTGCGAGAGCCTCCGTCGCGTACTACGACGACCGCGAGAGCGACAAGAAGCCGCAGAACATGATCGGCCAGCATGGGTCGCTCACCGACGCCGAGCGGATCGTCCCTCTGGTGCGGCTGGGGGCATTCGCGGTCGGCGGCTGA
- a CDS encoding DNA gyrase/topoisomerase IV subunit A — translation MAASRTPPSSPAVERIEDIDLAEEMQGSFLEYAYSVIYSRALPDARDGLKPVQRRILFQMAEMGLRPDRGHVKSARVVGEVMGKLHPHGDSAIYDALVRLAQDFALRVPLVDGHGNFGSLDDGPAAARYTEARLAPSALALTEHLDEDVVDFIPNYDGQFQQPEVLSAAFPNLLVNGTTGIAVGMATNMAPHNLIEVVSAAIHLLENPDATLEELMEFVPGPDLPGGGVIVGLDGIKEAYQSGRGTFRTRAKSSIESLGPRRTGIIVTELPYMVGPERVMEKIRDAVTAKKLTGISDITDLTDRNHGLRLVIGIKTGFDPNAVLEQLYRLTPLEDSFGINNVALVGGQPQTLGLKEMLRVYLDHRIQVITRRSRFRLARKQERLHLVEGLLIAILDIDEVIQVIRTSDDSEMARTRLMDVFDLSQLQAEYILELRLRRLTKFSRVELEAERDTLKADIAALEELLGSDVLLRRQVAVELDAAADAYGTPRRTLLMNGGPVAPRGRAAAPADLQIADAPCRVFLSATGRMIRAELVADAPSGGIVTPARRSKHDAIRSAVDATTRGDLGAVTSAGRLVRFSPVDLPSVPANSVQLGAGTKADQYLGLSGAEHVIAVVRLDEAAPIALGTAQGVVKRVAATELPAGKHDVEIIALKPGDSVVGAAPAADDAELVFITSDAQLLRFEAASVRPQGRAAGGMAGIRLSADAQVIAFTAVIAGEETVVATIAGSTSALAGTDAGSGKVSAFAEFPAKGRATGGVRAQRFLRGEDALTLAWVGDDPRAVGTDGAVRQLPAAGAKRDASGQTLDAVIGAIGTVVR, via the coding sequence ATGGCAGCTTCGCGCACTCCCCCGTCATCCCCCGCCGTCGAGCGCATCGAGGACATCGACCTCGCCGAGGAGATGCAGGGATCCTTCCTGGAGTACGCCTATTCGGTCATCTACTCCCGCGCACTGCCCGACGCCAGGGACGGGCTGAAGCCCGTCCAGCGGCGCATCCTCTTCCAGATGGCCGAGATGGGGCTCCGACCCGACCGCGGTCACGTGAAGAGCGCCCGCGTCGTCGGCGAGGTGATGGGAAAGCTCCACCCGCACGGAGACTCCGCCATCTACGACGCGCTCGTGCGCCTCGCCCAGGACTTCGCTCTGCGCGTGCCCCTGGTCGACGGCCACGGCAACTTCGGCTCCCTCGACGACGGCCCCGCCGCCGCCCGGTACACCGAGGCGCGCCTGGCTCCCTCGGCACTGGCACTCACGGAGCACCTCGACGAGGACGTCGTGGACTTCATCCCGAACTACGACGGGCAGTTCCAGCAGCCCGAAGTGCTCTCCGCCGCCTTCCCCAACCTCCTCGTCAACGGCACCACCGGCATCGCGGTCGGCATGGCGACCAACATGGCGCCGCACAACCTCATCGAGGTCGTCTCCGCTGCCATCCACCTCCTCGAGAATCCTGACGCCACCCTCGAGGAGCTGATGGAGTTCGTGCCCGGTCCCGACCTCCCCGGCGGCGGAGTCATCGTCGGTCTCGACGGCATCAAGGAGGCGTACCAGTCCGGACGCGGAACCTTCCGAACCCGCGCGAAGTCGTCGATCGAGTCGCTCGGACCGCGCCGCACCGGCATCATCGTCACCGAGCTGCCCTACATGGTCGGCCCCGAGCGGGTCATGGAGAAGATCCGCGATGCCGTCACCGCCAAGAAGCTCACCGGAATCTCCGACATCACCGACCTGACGGACCGCAACCACGGTCTGCGGCTCGTGATCGGCATCAAGACGGGCTTCGACCCGAACGCCGTATTGGAGCAGCTCTACCGTCTGACACCGCTCGAGGACTCCTTCGGTATCAACAACGTCGCGCTCGTCGGCGGCCAGCCGCAGACGCTCGGTCTGAAGGAGATGCTGCGCGTCTACCTCGATCACCGTATCCAGGTGATCACCCGACGCAGCCGATTCCGACTCGCCCGCAAGCAGGAGCGCCTGCACCTCGTCGAAGGCCTCCTTATCGCGATCCTCGACATTGACGAGGTCATCCAGGTCATCCGCACCTCGGATGACAGCGAGATGGCGCGCACGCGCCTCATGGACGTCTTCGACCTGTCTCAGCTGCAGGCCGAGTACATCCTCGAGCTGCGCCTCCGCCGCCTCACCAAGTTCTCCCGGGTCGAGCTCGAGGCCGAGCGCGACACCCTCAAGGCCGACATCGCGGCCCTGGAGGAACTGCTCGGCAGCGACGTGCTGCTGCGCCGTCAGGTCGCGGTGGAGTTGGATGCCGCGGCAGATGCCTACGGGACCCCCCGTCGCACGCTGCTCATGAACGGCGGGCCCGTCGCGCCGCGCGGCCGGGCCGCGGCGCCGGCCGACCTCCAGATCGCCGACGCGCCCTGCCGCGTGTTCCTGTCGGCGACCGGTCGGATGATCCGCGCCGAGCTCGTTGCCGACGCACCCAGCGGTGGCATCGTCACGCCGGCACGACGCTCGAAGCACGACGCGATCCGCTCAGCCGTCGACGCCACCACGCGCGGCGACCTCGGCGCGGTGACGAGCGCAGGCCGCCTCGTGCGCTTCTCCCCCGTCGACCTCCCGTCCGTGCCCGCCAACTCGGTGCAGCTCGGCGCCGGCACCAAGGCCGACCAGTACCTGGGGCTTTCAGGGGCGGAGCATGTCATCGCGGTCGTCCGCCTCGATGAGGCGGCCCCGATCGCGCTGGGCACCGCGCAGGGAGTCGTCAAGCGGGTCGCGGCGACGGAGCTGCCTGCCGGCAAACACGACGTCGAGATCATCGCGCTCAAGCCCGGCGACTCCGTCGTCGGGGCCGCACCGGCCGCCGACGATGCTGAGCTCGTCTTCATCACGAGCGATGCTCAGCTGCTGCGATTCGAGGCCGCCTCCGTGCGCCCCCAGGGTCGCGCGGCCGGCGGCATGGCCGGCATCCGACTGTCCGCCGACGCCCAGGTCATCGCCTTCACGGCGGTCATCGCCGGCGAGGAGACCGTCGTGGCGACGATCGCCGGATCGACGTCGGCCCTCGCGGGCACCGACGCCGGTTCCGGCAAGGTGTCGGCCTTCGCGGAGTTCCCCGCCAAAGGTCGCGCGACCGGTGGTG